From one Bacillota bacterium genomic stretch:
- a CDS encoding UDP-N-acetylmuramate--L-alanine ligase produces the protein MPTNSRTIHFIGIGGAGMSAIAKVLLEAGNTITGSDLRVSDATERLSAMGATICVGHREENLQDPDVVVVSSAIPADNVELLAAKGRGIPVMQRGEMLAELMSQRKGIAVAGAHGKTTTTSMASLVLEKAGLDPTVLIGGELNDIGGNAKLGYGEYLVAEADESDGSFLKLRPHIAVITNVEDDHLDYYGNLDNIVTAFKSFVEKIPADGAAVICADNPNAMKIAATANTNRRITYGLNHGADYQAKSISFKALTSTCQVWERGRYLGPLDLVVPGRHSILNALATVALAREVGVEFNVIREALASFHGVHRRFELLGTVNGIYVVDDYGHHPTEIAATLSAARQGQFNRIICVFQPHRYTRTKFLYREFGAAFHQADLLIITDIYAAGETPIAGVTSELIADAVTAQGGPKTIRIRDLKEVVPYLLELIQPGDLVLTLGAGNVWTAGAELIQALAPVKQVIEA, from the coding sequence ATGCCGACTAATAGTCGCACCATACACTTCATCGGCATCGGCGGTGCCGGCATGAGCGCCATCGCCAAGGTGCTACTGGAAGCAGGGAACACCATTACGGGTTCAGATTTACGGGTCTCCGATGCTACCGAGCGGTTGTCTGCCATGGGCGCTACTATCTGTGTGGGTCACCGGGAAGAAAATTTGCAGGACCCAGACGTGGTGGTAGTGTCTTCAGCGATTCCGGCTGACAATGTGGAGCTGTTGGCAGCCAAGGGACGCGGCATCCCAGTTATGCAGCGTGGCGAAATGCTGGCGGAGCTCATGAGCCAGCGAAAAGGCATTGCCGTAGCCGGGGCCCACGGCAAGACCACTACCACTTCCATGGCTTCTCTGGTACTGGAGAAAGCGGGACTGGATCCCACGGTACTCATTGGCGGTGAATTGAACGATATCGGCGGCAATGCCAAGTTAGGCTATGGTGAGTATTTGGTGGCCGAAGCAGATGAAAGTGACGGCAGCTTCCTCAAGTTAAGACCTCACATTGCCGTGATAACCAATGTGGAAGACGACCATCTAGATTACTATGGTAACTTAGACAACATAGTGACTGCTTTCAAAAGCTTTGTGGAAAAGATACCGGCAGACGGAGCCGCTGTTATTTGTGCCGACAATCCTAACGCTATGAAGATTGCCGCCACTGCCAACACCAACCGTCGGATCACTTACGGCCTCAATCACGGGGCCGATTATCAAGCCAAAAGCATCAGTTTTAAGGCCCTCACCAGTACTTGCCAGGTCTGGGAACGCGGCCGGTACCTAGGTCCCTTGGATCTGGTGGTCCCCGGCCGGCACAGCATACTAAATGCTTTGGCCACGGTGGCCCTGGCTCGGGAGGTGGGGGTTGAGTTTAACGTAATTAGAGAAGCGCTGGCCTCGTTTCACGGAGTGCACCGTCGGTTTGAACTATTGGGAACGGTAAATGGCATTTATGTGGTGGATGATTACGGGCATCACCCCACGGAGATAGCAGCGACTTTAAGCGCGGCCAGACAAGGGCAGTTTAACCGGATCATATGTGTGTTTCAACCCCATCGCTATACCCGGACCAAATTCCTCTATCGCGAATTTGGAGCTGCTTTTCACCAAGCCGATCTGCTTATTATCACCGACATTTATGCCGCCGGGGAAACGCCCATTGCCGGGGTGACGTCAGAGCTGATAGCCGATGCCGTGACAGCGCAGGGCGGGCCCAAGACAATCCGGATCCGGGATCTGAAGGAAGTAGTTCCGTACCTGTTGGAGTTGATCCAACCTGGTGACCTAGTGCTTACCTTAGGAGCAGGCAATGTCTGGACGGCAGGAGCGGAGTTGATCCAGGCACTGGCACCGGTAAAACAGGTGATCGAAGCGTAG
- the ftsW gene encoding putative lipid II flippase FtsW, producing the protein MKRRPDFLIFFATVTLLGFGIIMVFSASSVAATTEFGDSFHYLKKQAVATVIGLVGMWLFMHIDYHRLKKWAPVALVTAVALLGLVLVKNIGVEGGGATRWLELGPFNLQPSEVAKVSIVLFLASILSGRQNKITDFWRGLFPLITILGALFLLILRQPDLGTAMILTATAAVMLYAAGAKTAHLVSLAILVAPGLWWVIMREDYRRRRFLAFLNPEADPQDTGFHIIQSLYALGSGGLLGTGLGQSRQKFFWLPERHTDFIFAIIGEELGLLGTLFVLALFMLLAWRGCRAAMLAPDRFGTLLGIGIVAMVSIQALVNIGVVTGSLPITGIPLPFISYGGSSLVFSLAAIGVLLNISRHGQRS; encoded by the coding sequence ATGAAACGGCGGCCCGACTTCCTAATTTTCTTTGCCACTGTGACCCTGCTGGGCTTTGGCATCATTATGGTCTTCAGTGCCAGCAGCGTAGCAGCCACAACTGAATTCGGCGACAGCTTCCATTATTTAAAGAAACAGGCTGTGGCCACTGTTATCGGCTTGGTGGGCATGTGGCTGTTCATGCACATCGACTACCACCGGCTGAAGAAATGGGCCCCGGTGGCTCTGGTGACAGCCGTAGCCCTGCTGGGCTTGGTGTTAGTCAAGAACATCGGCGTGGAAGGCGGCGGTGCTACGCGCTGGTTGGAGCTGGGGCCATTTAACTTGCAGCCTTCCGAGGTAGCTAAAGTAAGCATCGTACTGTTTCTGGCTAGTATCTTGTCTGGCCGGCAGAATAAGATTACAGATTTTTGGCGTGGACTTTTTCCGCTGATAACCATTTTGGGAGCTTTGTTCTTATTAATTCTAAGACAGCCGGATCTGGGGACCGCCATGATACTGACAGCAACAGCGGCAGTAATGCTTTACGCTGCCGGTGCCAAGACCGCCCATCTGGTCAGCCTGGCTATTCTAGTGGCACCGGGACTATGGTGGGTTATTATGAGGGAAGATTACCGACGGCGCAGATTCTTGGCTTTCCTAAACCCGGAAGCCGATCCTCAGGACACTGGTTTTCACATCATCCAATCGCTGTATGCCTTAGGGTCGGGGGGATTGTTAGGTACTGGCCTGGGTCAGAGCCGACAGAAGTTTTTTTGGTTGCCGGAGCGACACACGGACTTTATTTTTGCCATCATAGGTGAGGAACTGGGGCTCTTGGGAACCCTATTTGTGCTGGCCTTGTTCATGCTTCTGGCCTGGCGCGGTTGCCGCGCCGCCATGTTGGCCCCGGATCGGTTCGGTACTTTGCTCGGTATAGGCATTGTGGCCATGGTGAGCATCCAGGCGTTGGTGAACATCGGTGTGGTTACCGGCTCGCTCCCTATTACCGGTATTCCGCTGCCGTTCATCAGTTACGGCGGGTCGTCGCTGGTGTTCTCTTTGGCGGCCATCGGGGTTCTGCTCAATATTTCTCGCCACGGCCAGCGGTCTTAG
- a CDS encoding DUF881 domain-containing protein — protein MLMKRKGQIWITVICIMLGVILTAQLRTQAGIRQDIPTKRIEEMASLLKQAESERDALRSQLHQLQAETDKILNQEKDVAAGVQRDLQQARMMAGLTEVQGPGLVIRLTDSTRVAQAGQDPNLFLIHDEDLLKLINELKASGAEAITVNEQRVVAATEIRCAGPTISVNNTRVSPPYVVEAIGDAMALESALKMRGGIIETVQFWGIQVQMEKKDQLVLPAYVGSHTFRFAQPVDKEGAK, from the coding sequence CTGCTTATGAAGCGTAAGGGTCAGATTTGGATTACTGTGATCTGTATTATGCTCGGAGTTATATTAACCGCTCAGCTTCGTACCCAGGCTGGGATCCGGCAAGATATCCCCACCAAACGAATTGAGGAAATGGCCAGCCTGCTCAAACAAGCAGAGTCAGAACGGGATGCGTTGCGGTCCCAACTGCACCAACTGCAGGCCGAGACCGATAAGATTTTGAATCAGGAAAAGGACGTTGCCGCCGGTGTTCAACGTGACTTACAACAGGCCCGCATGATGGCCGGCTTAACCGAGGTCCAAGGGCCAGGGTTGGTAATTAGGCTCACTGACAGTACCCGGGTTGCTCAAGCTGGGCAGGATCCCAATCTGTTTCTTATCCATGACGAAGATCTGCTGAAACTGATCAACGAACTCAAGGCCTCCGGAGCCGAAGCTATTACAGTCAACGAACAGCGGGTAGTGGCTGCGACCGAAATAAGATGTGCCGGACCGACAATTTCCGTTAACAATACCAGGGTCAGCCCTCCGTACGTGGTTGAAGCCATTGGCGATGCCATGGCGCTGGAGAGTGCTCTGAAGATGCGGGGCGGCATTATCGAAACCGTGCAGTTTTGGGGTATCCAGGTTCAGATGGAAAAAAAGGACCAGCTTGTCCTGCCGGCTTATGTAGGCAGCCACACGTTTAGATTCGCCCAACCGGTGGACAAGGAGGGGGCGAAGTAA
- the murG gene encoding undecaprenyldiphospho-muramoylpentapeptide beta-N-acetylglucosaminyltransferase, with protein MRILFTGGGTGGHIYPALAVAQLMCQRDPETEILFVGTEKGLEQELVPKAGFRLETVAAAGLKRRLSWANLRVLATNVRGLAQALGTVRRFRPQVVVGTGGYVAVPVVLAAACLGRPILLHEQNALPGLANRFLSRFAHCVALSYQQAAAYFPRARRVVISGNPVRAAVWQKSRSDGRSSLRVSDSARLVLVFGGSRGARPITEAAVAAAQYLLADPEMVLLIVTGTADFVTIEEKVRRLGIQAQGAGKMLIRPYLYNMEDALAAADVVVTRAGATTLAEITARGLPAVLIPSPYVTANHQEHNARTLAQSGAAVMIRQQELSAQLLADTIRSLLADPQRLAQMAAAARSLGRRDAAEVLVQEILSLI; from the coding sequence ATGAGAATTCTATTCACCGGCGGCGGCACTGGGGGCCATATCTATCCCGCCTTGGCAGTGGCCCAACTAATGTGCCAGCGGGATCCCGAGACCGAGATTCTGTTTGTAGGCACCGAGAAGGGACTGGAGCAGGAGCTGGTGCCTAAAGCCGGCTTCCGCCTGGAAACAGTAGCCGCTGCCGGCTTGAAACGGCGGCTATCCTGGGCCAATCTGAGGGTGTTGGCTACTAACGTCCGCGGTCTGGCCCAGGCTCTTGGGACAGTACGCCGGTTTCGTCCCCAGGTGGTGGTGGGTACCGGCGGGTATGTGGCTGTACCGGTGGTATTGGCGGCTGCTTGTCTTGGCCGGCCAATATTGCTGCACGAGCAAAATGCGCTCCCGGGTCTGGCCAACCGGTTTTTGAGCCGGTTTGCCCACTGCGTAGCCTTATCGTACCAACAAGCAGCCGCCTATTTTCCCCGTGCCCGGCGGGTGGTGATCAGCGGCAACCCAGTACGGGCCGCCGTCTGGCAAAAAAGCCGGAGCGACGGCCGTAGTAGCCTGAGGGTGAGCGACAGTGCGCGCTTGGTGCTGGTGTTTGGCGGTAGCCGGGGTGCTCGTCCCATTACCGAAGCGGCGGTGGCGGCAGCCCAGTATTTGTTGGCCGATCCAGAGATGGTTCTATTGATAGTGACAGGGACGGCGGACTTTGTTACAATTGAGGAGAAAGTTCGCCGCTTGGGTATACAAGCTCAGGGAGCGGGAAAAATGTTAATAAGGCCTTATCTATACAATATGGAGGATGCCTTGGCTGCGGCCGACGTAGTGGTGACTCGGGCCGGGGCCACTACTTTGGCTGAGATTACTGCCCGCGGTCTTCCGGCCGTACTGATCCCGTCCCCCTATGTAACGGCCAATCACCAAGAGCATAATGCCCGCACGTTGGCCCAGAGCGGGGCAGCTGTGATGATCCGGCAACAGGAGCTGTCGGCGCAGCTTCTGGCTGATACCATCCGGTCTTTGCTGGCCGATCCCCAGCGCTTGGCCCAGATGGCAGCTGCGGCCCGGTCTTTAGGCCGACGTGATGCGGCTGAGGTCCTGGTTCAAGAAATCCTTAGCCTAATTTGA
- a CDS encoding FtsQ-type POTRA domain-containing protein — MLTSRSFRLLFVLFIVLMGLGGGLMRSPFFNITAVEVYGTQQVCPEEVTALTGVEPGLNIFSLRTADVVKAASGHPWIQSVDLVRRLPDKVVLNVTERQPILLVPYRTSFLEVAEDGVVLAVRSTLSGQALPLVTGFSVKDEVRLGQQLPGEEVAQVSRCLNGLPADFWSQVAEIHLDENKEITLYTVDRVQILLGEPVKLKQKLALLSGIWTELTSQRQTAVSIDVRSGKEAIVRLK; from the coding sequence ATGCTGACTAGCCGTTCTTTCCGCCTTCTTTTTGTTTTATTTATTGTTCTTATGGGTCTGGGCGGAGGCCTAATGCGTTCACCGTTCTTTAATATAACCGCTGTGGAAGTGTACGGCACCCAGCAAGTATGTCCCGAGGAAGTGACGGCTCTTACCGGGGTCGAACCAGGGCTGAACATCTTTAGCCTGCGGACGGCAGATGTAGTTAAAGCCGCTTCAGGTCATCCTTGGATCCAAAGCGTGGATTTAGTCCGTCGGCTGCCGGATAAAGTGGTACTTAATGTTACTGAGCGGCAGCCAATTCTCCTGGTGCCCTATCGCACTTCTTTTCTGGAGGTGGCCGAGGACGGGGTGGTATTGGCTGTGCGTTCCACTTTGTCCGGACAAGCTTTGCCGTTGGTGACCGGGTTTTCAGTTAAGGACGAAGTGCGGTTAGGCCAGCAGCTACCAGGCGAGGAAGTAGCTCAAGTCAGCCGCTGCTTGAACGGACTACCAGCCGATTTCTGGTCGCAAGTGGCCGAAATCCACCTGGACGAAAACAAAGAGATCACCTTATATACTGTGGATAGAGTACAAATTCTACTGGGCGAACCAGTAAAGCTCAAACAAAAACTGGCGCTGTTGTCGGGGATTTGGACTGAGCTTACGAGTCAGAGGCAGACAGCGGTCAGCATCGATGTTAGAAGCGGTAAAGAAGCCATAGTTCGCCTGAAATAA
- a CDS encoding small basic family protein, which yields MFWPLVGILVGMMIGLVFPFSFPAAYARYIAVAILAGLDSVFGGIRSNFEHSFDPVIFISGFFSNAVFAAVLTYIGDRLGVEIYYAAVFAFGVRIFQNLAAMRRYLVDQVRRRSQK from the coding sequence ATGTTCTGGCCACTAGTGGGAATTCTGGTGGGAATGATGATCGGTTTAGTCTTTCCTTTTTCTTTTCCGGCGGCCTATGCCCGCTATATCGCGGTGGCTATTTTGGCCGGGTTAGACTCTGTCTTCGGCGGTATTAGGAGCAACTTTGAACACAGTTTTGACCCGGTGATCTTTATTTCCGGGTTTTTCAGCAATGCCGTCTTTGCTGCCGTTCTCACCTATATAGGTGATCGGTTAGGTGTAGAAATATACTATGCGGCGGTATTTGCGTTTGGCGTTCGTATCTTTCAAAACCTGGCCGCTATGCGCCGCTACTTGGTGGATCAGGTTCGACGGCGCAGCCAGAAGTAA
- the murA gene encoding UDP-N-acetylglucosamine 1-carboxyvinyltransferase: MDKFLITGGKPLQGSVRIAGAKNATLPIMAASLLCPGSSEIKEVPNLRDVHMMKEILTLLGAKIESGPGWCRVNAAKVASSQVPERLMREMRSSVFLMGALLGRLRKVKVSYPGGCAIGPRPIDLHLKGLAALGAQISERYGYIMAEARTLQGADIHLDFPSVGATENIMLAAVRAQGVTVIRNAAKEPEVVDLQNFLNKMGACIRGAGTDTIKVEGVDKLKPASHSIIPDRIEAGTFMVAAAMTGGHIRLENVIAEHTEPVAAKLREAGVTVDTVGGHIEVQSEGQLKAVDVKTLPYPGYPTDMQPQTMAMLSCAQGTSVVIENIFTNRFKHVDELRRMGAQISIEGRAAVIRGVERLSGAAVEASDLRAGVALVLAGLAAEGQTTVDHVYHIDRGYDGLEQKLLALGAQVQRVQQ; encoded by the coding sequence GTGGATAAATTCCTTATAACCGGCGGTAAGCCGCTGCAGGGATCCGTACGTATTGCCGGAGCTAAGAACGCTACCTTACCTATTATGGCCGCTTCGTTACTTTGCCCCGGTAGCTCCGAGATTAAAGAGGTTCCCAATTTGCGCGACGTCCACATGATGAAAGAAATCCTAACCCTGCTGGGGGCGAAAATTGAATCCGGTCCTGGGTGGTGCCGAGTCAACGCTGCTAAGGTGGCTTCGTCCCAGGTGCCGGAGCGGCTCATGCGCGAGATGCGTTCGTCGGTGTTTCTTATGGGTGCTCTACTGGGACGGTTGAGGAAAGTAAAAGTGTCGTACCCCGGCGGTTGTGCCATTGGTCCGCGGCCCATCGATCTGCATCTAAAAGGCCTGGCTGCCTTAGGAGCCCAAATCAGTGAACGCTACGGCTATATTATGGCCGAAGCACGGACTTTGCAGGGTGCAGATATCCATCTGGATTTTCCCAGCGTGGGAGCCACCGAAAACATTATGTTGGCGGCTGTACGAGCCCAGGGTGTTACTGTGATCCGCAATGCGGCCAAAGAGCCCGAAGTGGTGGATCTGCAAAACTTTCTCAACAAAATGGGGGCTTGTATCCGCGGTGCCGGTACCGATACCATCAAGGTGGAAGGGGTCGACAAACTGAAACCGGCCAGCCATAGCATAATTCCAGATCGTATTGAAGCCGGTACTTTCATGGTGGCCGCAGCCATGACTGGGGGCCATATTCGGCTGGAGAATGTTATTGCCGAACATACGGAACCGGTAGCGGCCAAGCTGCGCGAGGCCGGGGTGACGGTAGATACTGTCGGCGGGCACATAGAGGTGCAGTCTGAAGGGCAGCTCAAAGCCGTGGATGTGAAGACCTTGCCCTATCCGGGCTACCCTACTGACATGCAGCCGCAGACCATGGCTATGCTGAGCTGTGCTCAAGGAACCAGCGTTGTGATTGAGAATATCTTTACCAATCGGTTCAAACATGTGGATGAACTGAGGCGCATGGGCGCTCAGATCAGCATCGAGGGCCGAGCGGCAGTGATCCGAGGAGTAGAGAGGCTGAGCGGTGCCGCGGTGGAAGCGTCGGATCTTAGAGCCGGGGTGGCCTTGGTGTTGGCGGGACTGGCTGCGGAAGGACAGACCACAGTGGACCATGTGTACCACATTGACCGCGGTTACGATGGTTTAGAGCAAAAACTGTTGGCTCTGGGAGCCCAAGTGCAGCGCGTGCAACAATAA
- a CDS encoding winged helix-turn-helix transcriptional regulator, translating into MSPVPPEQVDQVGYYLRRIFRCLDRDLAFLLSQEGLTFPQMVVLRYIRAKDGTTLAELAETLQWAASTLSGIISRLERDGLITRQPDPADLRIYRLRITAKAEAILGKTYRTYNDHLGCILAHFSPREIEVLLTSLRRLWQAVQQEQPGRN; encoded by the coding sequence TTGTCGCCAGTGCCGCCGGAACAGGTGGATCAGGTGGGTTACTATCTGCGCCGCATCTTTCGTTGTTTAGATCGAGATCTGGCTTTCTTATTGTCTCAGGAAGGGCTAACGTTTCCTCAAATGGTGGTTCTTCGGTATATACGGGCCAAGGACGGCACCACTTTAGCCGAACTGGCCGAGACTCTGCAATGGGCGGCCAGTACGTTATCCGGAATTATCAGCCGGTTGGAGCGCGACGGCCTGATAACGCGCCAGCCGGACCCAGCTGATCTGCGTATTTACCGGCTGCGGATTACAGCTAAGGCCGAAGCTATCCTCGGCAAAACATATCGGACCTATAATGACCATTTGGGTTGCATTTTAGCGCATTTTTCCCCGCGGGAAATCGAAGTCTTGTTGACCAGTTTGCGCCGTCTCTGGCAGGCGGTACAGCAGGAACAGCCGGGTCGAAACTAG